The sequence below is a genomic window from Pleurocapsa sp. PCC 7327.
ATTTTTTTTATTGCATATAAACAGAAAAGAATCTCGGCGCGAGCCGCTCCTCGTTTTCTATCCTAAGAAGCGAAGCGATCGATCGCATTTCTTTGGTTAAAAAGAGTAACAAAAGCGCGATCGCCTAAAGCAGTATGAAAAGAAAAAAGCTAGGCGAGATCGCGAATCATTCAGAATGATAGACAGCGATCGCAGTTCTTAGGTTAAAAAGAATAACGAAAAAATTCTCTTATATTGTAGTCAGCTAAGAGGTTTCTTGAAATCGCACCGAAGATTCTTTGGCGTTCAATAGTTGCCGAAACTCTTGAGGATGCTGATTTTGCAACTCTTCCGCCTCTAATCGTGCTAGATGAGTGGCTGCATCAGCTAACAGCATGGCTATATTCATTCGTCTGAGTTGGTTAGTTTCTTCCCAAAGTTCTTGTCCTAAAAGCCGTACCCGATGACGATAGGCTTGCACGGAGTTAGGGTCGAGAATGTTAGGATTGTTCATAAGCTTACTGCACCAAGAGAGTACGAATGTTTAGCAAGATTCGTTCTGGCTCAACCCAACTGCTAATCGCTGTCTTCCGTTGATGGTTTTTCTTTATCCAAAGAGGGTTCGCGAGAATTATTAGAATCTTCTTGAAGCTTCCGAGGAGCGACCGTACCGAGAGGGCGAGATTCTGGGTTTTTTCTAAAGCTCGCTGGTGCAGGAGCAGCGGGTTCCCATCGCGGCTTGGGCTTAATAGATGTCTCTGCCTCATTCGCTTCTGGAGTTTTCCCAGGAGCCGTTAGCGCAGGGCTGAGGCTTTCCTGTTGTGGCTTAGACTGAGTGGGCGTGGTAGTTGCTTCAGTCTCTTGTGGGACTTGCTGCCAAGTATTGCGCCTCGGTTCGGAGGTGTCTGGAGTTAATTGAGCTGGTTTGGGAGCGGGCGTGGTAGTCGCCTCACTCTCTTGTGGCACCTGTCGCCAGCCATTGCGCGTCGGTGGGGTTTCTGGAGTCAATCGAGCTGGTTCGGGTGCAGGCGTGGTAGTTGCCCCAGTCTCTTCTGGTGCTTTTCCGGGGGTAGCTGGTGGGGTGGGTTTTTGCGTTGCCGACGGTTCTCCAATCGGTTTATTCTCGCTAGACTCTGGTGGAGCCACAGCTAAAGACGGACATACCTTTGGATCGTATTTATAGTTCACGACTACTCGGTAAGGTTGCGTTTGTCCGGTTTGATTGGTGAAACTGCGCTCTTTAATCTCATTGAGTGCCTGCTGATTTAGAATGGGATAGCCCGCGCTTCTGATTAAATAGGGACGGTACGGAGAACTTGCCACTCTTCCTTGGGCATTTACCATCACGCCATAAACGGTCGTCCCTTCTAGCTTTCTCATACAAGCTGCTTTCGGATATGTTCCTTCAAGGGCAATCTCTGTCGGTTGCGCGACTTTTACCCTGACTCTCCAGTTCACCTCATTTTCCCTAGCTTCTTCGTCGGTCGTATTTTCTTTATCCGCGATGAGACTTTCTGCCCCTCGGATGTTTTCAGCAACTAATTGTTTGATGCGTCTCTCTTGCAGAGCTGCTCTAGCGTTGGCGGCGGCATTGGTTTGTCCTCCATTACCATTAACCATTGCCTGTTGAGAGGTTCCGGCAGGATTGCCCGTTGGCGTACCGCTTCCAGTAACGATAGAATCTCTCCTGTTAATCAATTCGTCAGCCGGAATTGGCGGTCTGAGTTCGCCGAAATCAGGTCTTTGAGTTCTGAGTTCGTTAATTGGAGGGGGCTGAATCTTGGGAGGATAGGTGGGAGGATATTGGAAGTTAGGCGGTTGGGAGGGTAAAGTGGGCAATGTACTAGGTGAGGGCAATGCTCTCTGCGGAGACGGTAAGGCTGGCATTGACTGTTGCGGAGGAACGACGACGGGTAAGTTATTGCCAAGCGCTATGGTATCGGGAGGAGGCGGCAGAGAGGGAAGATTGCTCGCGCTGGGATAAGATGGTGGCAGAGAAGGCAGAGAAGGCAGAGAAGATGAGTCGAAAAAGGAGCCATTGAGAGAGGATGGATCGGGATATTGCGGTATGTCTTCTAAGGAGGGCTGCTCAAGATTTGGCAAACGGCTTTGCTCGGCAGCATTTAACTCTACTAATCCTACTTCTCGCGCGTTCGTCGCTTTCTCTTTTTGCCAGGCTTTTGGGAAGATAGGCAATCCTACTCCCAGCACAAAAGCATGAATTCCAATAGAGGCAATAATAAAAAGGCTCTTGACATTAAATATTTTGCTGGATGTGGTTCCGATTATCGAGGGGGAAGACATAACTATTCTCGTCCAACTCCGCTTTGTCTTTTATAGCAAAAGTAAATATATTCTTTGAGGTTTATGGAGGTTTATGTAGGTATTTTAGTAGCCTAACTCGTTATTTCAGCAAAAACTTACTATGTACCTTACCAGAATTGGTGAAGACGATTGCGGACGGCTGACAGTCAATCGCCTAGCATTGCTATAATCGTGAGATTTTTCTAACGATCGCGATCGCGGCACGGTCAATCACCTTAGAGAGACTACTCTTTCTCTGATGCCAAAGAATAGCTTTCTCCTAACCAATTATCTACTCTCTTTGTAAAAATTCGGCTATTTTTTCGACTGCGATTTCTAAAATTTTTGGTTCTTGTACGAGGGCAAAACGAACGTAACCTTCGCCGCATTTTCCAAATCCCGAACCGGGAGAAACCGCTACTCCAGTGGCAGCGACTAATCGGGTACAAAATTCGACGGAGTTATTCTGCCAGGGTTCGGGTAATTTTGCCCAGACATACATGGTGGCTTTGGGTGTGGGGACTTGCCAGCCAATGCGATGCAGGGCGCCAATGAAAGCATCTCTTCGTTTTTGGAAGGTGGCAACGGTTTCTTTGACCGATGCTTGAGAACCTTCTAAAGCTGCGATCGCTCCCTGTAAAATGCCTCGATACTGATTAAAATCGACGACGGCTTTGATTTGTCTGAGCGCCAAAATAAGCTGAGGGTTGCCAATCGCGTAACCGATGCGAAACCCGCCCATATTATAAGACTTGGAGAAGGTAAAAAATTCTATAGAAACTTCTTTATGCGGATCGGCTTGCAAAATTGATGGGGGAGGGTTCGTCTGGTCAAAAAAGATATCGACGTAGGGGAAGTCGTGGACTAGAACGAGGTTATGCTGGCGACAGAAATCGACCGCTTGCTCGAAGAAAGACAAAGGCACGATCGCGCTGGTAGGATTGTGAGGATAGCTCAGCACCATCATGCGAGCTTGGGCGAGAACTGGCGTAGGAACGTCTTCGAGGACGGGTAAAAATTGATTTTCTGCCAAAAGCGGCATCGGGTAAATCTGTCCGCCAGCGAGATAAACGCCGCCTGCATGAGAAGGATATCCCGGATCGAGGAGTAGGGCAAAATCTCCCGGATCGAGCAGCGCTAAGGGCAAATGTGCCGTTCCTTCTTGAGAGCCAATCAGGGAAAGAACTTCTGTTGCCGGATCGACGGGAATACCAAATCGGTTAGTATACCAGCGAGCCACGGCTTCTCGAAACGCTTGCGTTCCGTGATAGAGTAAATAACCGTGAGTGCTGCGATCGTGAAGCGACTGTTCGATCGCGGCAATGACGTGGTCTGAAGCGGGCAAGTCAGACGAACCTAGGGACAAGTCTATAATTTCTTTTCCTGCTGCCCTCGCCTTTGCCTTCGCCCGATCCATATCGGCAAATACGTTGATTTGTATAGCTTTTAACCGTTCGGCGAATTCCATTTTTCTTAGATGTTGGTTAATCGTTAGTTGTTAGTAGTTATTAGTTAGAGCAAAACTCTACTAACCAATAACTAATAACCAATAACTAATTCAGACAACCATCCACCAATGTCTGAAGCTGTTGCTTGCCGATCGCGCCTTCGTACGACTTCACGAGTTCTTTGTCTTTGAAAAGTCTGAGGGCGGGAACGCCTTCGACCTTGCATTTAGCAACTGCATCTGGATTGGCATCTACCTCTAGTTTAACGACTTTTAGGCGATCGCTATAGGTATTGGCAACCCAATCGATTGACGGCGAGACTAGGCGGCAGGGACCGCACCAACCCGCCCAAAAATAGACGAGAACGGGTTTGTCTTCGCTAAATACTTCTTTCTCGAATTCAGTATCTGTAATTTCTAGGACACTACCCATATCAGTTATTGGTTCTTTTGTGCTCGATTATTAATTATCTCAGCTAGCCGTTCTCGCTTCTCAAAAAAATGAAAAATAAGGGGCAGGTAACAGGAAAAGCGCTATCGTTTCCCCATTTCCTGCTCCTTACTCTTTATACATCCTTGAGCTTCGAGCGCAGTTCCTCTAGCTCGGCATCGACAACCGAGTCGGAGGCAGAAGACGATTTGGTTTCTGAAGCTTGAGGTAATGCTTCTGGAGGTTTCGACCCTTCTATCATCTGAGCTTTGAGCATTGCCAGTTCGTCGTCTACGTTGCTACCCGCTTCTAACTGAGCGAACTGTTGTTCTATGCCATAACCGCTCAATTCCCCGAATGCCTGAGAGCGAGCTTCCATTTCTAGGACTTTGGTTTCCATGCGCTCGAAGGCTCCCGTAGCACTGTTGATATCGATATTGCCCAGAGCCTTTTGCAGATCTTCGTTAGCTTTAGCCGCTCTAGCTCGTGCCTGAAGCATATTTTTCTTAGTTTTGGCTTCAGAAATCTTACTTTCTAGAGCCACCAAATTCTTTCTCAGGCTATCGACTTGAGCGATTTGCCCGTCGAGTTGCTGTTTGAGAACGGTTGCTGTATCCATATGCGATTTTTTGCGCGTCAGAGCTTCGCGAGCTAGATTCTCGTCTCCTTTAGAAAGAGCTAGTTTCGCCCGTTGCTCCCACTTGTTAGCTTCTCCTAAGTCTTGGTTGTACCTTTGCTCGGTACGTTTCTGCTCCGCAATTGCCCTAGCAACGGCTTGGCGTAGCTGAACCAAGTCTTCTTGCATATCGATAACGGCTTGTTCCAGAACTTTTTCTGGGTCTTCAGCCTTGCTTACCATATCGTTAAGATTAGCTCGGACAACTCGGCTAAGGCGATCGAATAATCCCATGGCGCTGTCTATCCTCTCGGAATTTACAAAAGTAGTAGTAATGCAGGTTTAATTGATTGACCTGTCTATTAAAAGTTTATCTCGATGGGATTGGGAGCTTGACGATCTCCCGTTGGCCCAATAAAGCGGGCAATACCCGCTTTATCGATATTAACTTTCTTAAATTCTATTAATCAACCTATTTTTTATTCTAGGCATTCTTCAAAAGCCCCTATGCGACGAAATTTCTGATAGCGCAGTTCTTGGCGCTGCCCAGGGGACATTTGCGAGAGTTTTTCTAAATTTTCCAGTAGGGCGGTTTTGAGAAGCGCTGCTGCCTCAAGAGGATGGGAGTGAGCCCCACCAGAGGGTTCTGGTACGATCTCGTCGATAATGCCCAATTCTTTTAAGTCTGAGGAAGTAATTTTCAGCGCCACAGCCGCCCGATCCGATTTTTTAGCATCTTTCCAGAGGATGGCAGCGCAGGCTTCTGGAGAAGCTACCGTGTAGACAGAATGCTCTAGCATCAAGAGCCGATCGCCCACCCCAATCCCCAAAGCGCCGCCAGAACCGCCTTCGCCAATAACGGTGCAGATAATCGGGACTTCAAAATCGAACATTTGCCGAAGGTTATAAGCGATCGCTTCTCCCTGTCCTCGATTTTCGGCTTCTACTCCCGCCCATGCTCCCGGCGTATCGATAAAGGTAATAATTGGCATGCCAAACTGGTTAGCATGTTCCATCAGGCGTAGGGCTTTGCGATAACCGCTCGGAGAAGCCATGCCGAAATTGCGAACGACATTATCCTTAGTATCTCGACCTTTCTGGTGTCCCAAAATCGTTACGGGCCTTCCATCTAAGCGAGCGATGCCACCTACGATCGCCGGATCGTCATAACCGCCGCGATCGCCGTGCAACTCAAACCACTCGTCGCTCATCGCTTGGATATAGTCGAGGGTGCTGGGACGGCGAGGGTGACGCGCTAGTTGCAGGCGTTGCGAGGGGGTCAGGGCGCTAAAAATTTCCTGGCGCAATTGTTCGGCTCGATTTTCTAACTCGACGATCTTCTCAGAGACATCGACATTATTTTCCTCAGCAAGTTCCCGGATTTGGTTAATCCGAGCTTCTAATTCGTATAAGGGTTTTTCAAAATCCAACAGGAAGGTTCGGCGATTGGTCTTTGTCATAGTTTTGGCTGCCTCGACGATTTCTAGAGATTTTTAATAGGCGAACAAAAGTTAAAAAATTATCTAAATATAAGGTTTTACATCTTTTGAGCAACCACCTCCAAGAATAACAAATCTCATCGCCTTTATTTCTCCTAATTACCTTGTCTCCAAGAACTATGGAAAAGAGACAAGCCTCATACTAGACCCTAAAAACGTTATTCTGGTAAGAAGCCTAACTACTACAGTAGAGAAACTAATAACGCTAAATACTGCTTTATGTTTGATGCTCTTGCCGAACGCCTAGAAGATGCCTGGAAAAAACTGCGCGGTCAGAACAAAATTAGTCAATCGAATATTCAAGATGCGCTTCAAGAGGTACGTCGCGCCCTCCTAGAAGCCGATGTCAACCTGCAAGTCGTAAAAACTTTTGTTGCCGAAGTTGAAAAAAAAGCGCTAGGTGCTGAAGTGATTTCTGGGGTTAACCCAGGTCAACAATTTATCAAAATTGTCTATGACGAATTAGTCAAAGTAATGGGGGAAAGCAATGTTCCCCTCGCCCAAGCTGATAAGCCACCTACCGTCATCCTGATGGCAGGATTGCAAGGGACGGGAAAAACCACCGCTACAGCTAAACTCGCCTTGTACCTGCGCAAGCAAAACCAAACTTGCTTGATGGTGGCAACCGACGTGTATCGACCTGCCGCGATCGACCAATTAATTACCCTTGGTCAGCAGATAGACGTTCCCGTATTCGAGATGGGCAGCGATGCCGACCCGGTAGAAATTGCCCGCGCTGGGGTAGAAAGAGCCAAAGAAATGGGAATCGATACCGTCCTCATCGATACTGCCGGACGCTTGCAGATCGACCGAGATATGATGGCAGAATTAGCCCGCATTAAAGCAACGGTTAACCCGCACGACACGCTGCTAGTCGTGGATGCGATGACGGGTCAAGAAGCTGCTAACCTAACCCGTACCTTCCAAGAACAAATTGGCATTACTGGAGCCATTCTTACTAAACTAGACGGCGATACGCGCGGCGGGGCTGCCCTATCGGTACGGCAAGTTTCCGGTCAACCGATTAAATTTGTCGGCGTTGGCGAAAAAGTCGAGGCGCTGCAACCGTTTTATCCCGATCGCATGGCATCGCGCATTCTCAATATGGGCGATGTTCTGACGCTGGTAGAAAAAGCCCAAGAACAAATCGACATCGCTGATGTCGAAAAGATGCAGTCGAAAATCCTGGAAGCCAAATTCGATTTCAACGACTTCCTCAAACAAATGCGACTGCTCAAAAATATGGGGTCTCTGGGCGGACTTTTGAAAATGATTCCGGGCTTCAACAAGCTTAGCGGTTCCGATATCGAGAAAGGCGAAACCGAACTCAAACGCACCGAAGCGATGATCAATTCCATGACGACAGAGGAACGGGCAAATCCCGATTTACTGGCAAAATCGCCCAATCGCCGCCGTCGTATCGCCAGAGGTTCCGGCTATGAAGAATCGGATGTCACCAAGCTCGTTTCCAACTTTACCCGCATGCGCAACATGATGCAGCAAATGGGTCGAGGCGGAATGCCTGCTATGCCCGGAATGCCTGGAATGGGCGGTATGGGAGGAATGTTTGGCGGCATGGGCGGACAAACCCCACCGCCAGGTTTTCGCGGTTATGCTAGCGGCAGTTCTAAACCCAAGAAGAAAAAAGAGAAGAAGAAGAAGGGATTTGGAACATTATAAGGTAGAAGGCAGGAGGCAGCGGGAGCTGAGGGCAGAAGGCGATCCCCCCTACCCCCCAACCCCCCTTCCCAAGGGGGGACAGCCTACAGGGACAACGACTTGTTCCCCCCAAGGCGGGGGGGATCGGGGGGATTAAGGGGGGATGCAGAAGTTAGAAGTCGCAATGAGCAAGTAAATCTTCATGAGCAAGTAAATCTTCTCCTTGTCCCCCTTGTCCCCTTGTCTCCCCACTCTCTCACTTAGACGAGCGGAATAATAAAAATCCTCCCGCAGCCAGCCCTAAAAAGTTAGGCAGCCAAGCCGCCATAAAGGGCGATACAAGCCCTTTAGCCCCTACCGATCGCGTCAAAACCAATAACATGTAATAACCAAAAATCAATCCGATGCAAATGCCAAAACTGGTTGCCCTGCTGGCATTTTGAGGGCGAAGACCTAGAGCGGCTCCTACCAACCCAAAAGCGACGCAGGCAAAGGGAATGGCAAGTTTTTCTTGGATGCGGATTTCTAACTTGCGAACTTTCTCTTCGTTGCCGCTGAGTTTGACGATTTCTAGATGCTCTCGCGCTTGGGCAAGACTCATTTCTTCGTGATCTCGCTTTTGCGTGAGATCGAGAGGTGCCCTGGGAAATGCCAATTTATGGTGTTTGAAGCGGACGATATTGCGATAGGAACCGTCAGGCGCAATGACATAGATAGTTCCATTAAAAAAATCCCAGATATTTTCGTTAAAATTCCAAGTAGCCGATCGCGCGGTTACAATTTGGTTGATTCCTTCTTGAGAGCGATCGAGAATCGTCAACCCTCGCATTTGCTCGCCATCAAACTCTTCTGCATAAAACAACCGCGAGAGAACATTTCGTCTATTGCCATTTGGCAGCTCGATTTTTTTGTATTCGGGAAAAATCATATTTCTATCTCTGAACGCGGGTTGTTTGTCGTTCAGCGCCGTTTTGAGCGTCACAGTAGCTTGATAATTGGCTGCAGGAGTAACCACATCGCCGACAAAAAAGGTTAACCCCGCGATCGCCAAGCTGAGGACTATGGCTGGAATCACCAGTCGATAGACGCTAAGACCCAAGCTGCGCAAGGCAATCAGTTCGCTATCGCTCGCCAGGCGACTGTAAGCCATTAGCGCTGCCAAGAGGGTTGCCATCGGAAACGCCAAGACGACGAAGGCTGGTATTTTCAGCAACAGGATTTGAATCGCGATGTTAAACGGCAAGCCGGATTCGGTGACTCGGCGAACGAGATCGAATAAGGTGCCGATTGAGATGCCTAGCGACGTAAACAAACCCATTCCAAACAGGAAGGGTAACAACAGCTCGCCGATAATGTAGCGATCCATGACTGATAAGCCAGGAATTCGCCTTTTAAGCCAGTGATATTCACCTATCTTCATCCTATTAACGGTTATGTCATTCTGTTTATATTTAGGGCTGGAGAACCAAATCGAGGTGACGTTTAGAGGTAGTATTTGTCTCCCAAATAATATTGCCGAACTTGGGGATTATTGTAGAGTTCTTCAGCGCTTCCAGAGGCAAGAATTTGACCGTCGCGCATGATATAGGCGCGGTTGACGATCGCCAAAGTTTCTCGCACGTTATGATCGGTAATCAAAATACCGATATCGCGATCGCGCAACTGACCGATAATTGCCTGAATTTCGGCGACGGCAATGGGATCGACTCCAGCGAACGGCTCGTCTAACAATAAAAATTTCGGACCCTCCAATCCTACGGCTAGCGCTCTTGCCAATTCCGTTCGCCGCCGTTCTCCACCAGAGACTTGAAAGCCTTTCGTCTCAGCTACTCTTTCGAGGCGAAACTCTTTGAGTAATTCGTACAGGCGTCCGCTTCTGTGACGAAACGGTACGCCAGTTTGCTCTAGGGCTAATTCAATATTCTCCCGCACGTTGAGATAGCGAAAAATGCTTGGTTGCTGAGTTAGATAGCCGATCCCCAAACGCGCTCTCTCGTTGATGGGTAGAGCAGTGATCTCCCGGCGATCGAGCCAGACTCTACCCTCATTCGGCTTAACCAAACCCGTCGCGATGTAGAACGTCGTTGTTTTTCCAGCCCCGTTGGGACCGAGCAAGCCCACAATCTCGCCCGGTGCCACTTGAAGGTTGACCCGATTGACGACGAATCGTCTGCCGTAAGCTTTATGAATGTTCTCCAGGATGAGTGTCACGATATCCAGAAATTTTCAATCGGAGGTTCTTAGGGTTGGGGATTGAGCGACGGACTGGGCGGAACCTTGACGGGATCGGAAGAAGTCGCTTCGGGATCGGTAACGAGGTAAATGGATTCTACCTGTTGATTAGCTTGTGGAGTCGCAATAAAACGCCCCTCATCGACCAGATACGTCATCGTTTCTGCTCTCATGCTATTGCCTTCTTGCAAGACATAAACATTCCCGCTCAGAACCAGACGACGCTCTCGGCTAAAGTATTGTGCCTGCGCGGCGGTGGCTTGAATTTTTCTAGCTGGATAATTTACCTGTACGTTACCTCGCGCCGTAATTACTCCCGTGCGCGAGTTTGCCTCCTGAATATCGGAACGGACGGTCATAGCGTTTCCCGACGAGGGCGAGGTTTGAGCTTGGACATTTGTCGGCAAACCAGAGGTAGCCATGATGCTACCCAGAAAGATTGACAGTCCCCAAAGAAAAGACGAGCGGTGTTTGCGAGCGATAGACATAGCGACCAACTGAGTGTGGAGATAAGTCTAGTGTAATCAATCAGTTACCCGTTACTAACGACCTGTTACCAGTTTCTTAACTTACACTCGCTTGTTCTCAATTGCGATTATTTTTGGCAAGCTGCAAGTTAGATTTTCGTCACTCTTTTTTGAGGATTCTAAGCGTTCTACGAACTCGGCAATTCGATCTGGCTCTATTTGTTGCAACGCTTTGAGCAAGCGATCGCTCTGTTCCACTAACCGCTCTACGTCAATGCCTTCGTGGATGGGTTGGTAGTCTCGCAAGCGCCTAATTCCTTCCCCTAATACAATGACTGCTCCACGCCAGTTATAATTTCCCAGGTGATAGCAGCCAACAGCAATTTGTAAAATTCCTTGATAAAAATTTTTTTGCGTTTGTGTGGCTTCCATCCACAAAGCTTCTAGGGTATCGTGACAGGCATAAAACTCCTGCCGATTAAATTCCTCAACACCTTGCCAAAACGCTTGCGGTGGCATTACTGTCCTTAAGAAGCCATACTTGCGCGGACTTCTTTTATGTACTCTAGATCTATCTCTCGCTTGTCGCCGGCAAACTCGTTATCTGGCGTGATAAACAACATGCAGTGACATTCTTTCCGCTCGCGCATGGGTACGCAAGGACAGTTCCAATAGGTATTTTTTACCTCAGCTTCCTTATCTTCATAGTGACGGCAAGGGCATAGGGGGGCGCCTAACTCTTCTTTGTGTTTGGCAAGTCCTTCAATTACGACTGCTGTAACGGAGGGATCGCTACAAAAATAGGTGCCAGTGCGCTTAGCGTACTGTTCGGCAAAATTTTTCATTGCCTCAAGGACTTTATCGCTGCCTGTTTTATCGGCGTTTACTGAAGTCATAAATTTAACAGGTGAATCATAAACTTTTTAACATGGTATCTTAAAACTTCGCCGGACTTAAAGGTTACTTGCCATTGACAGTCAGTTGCGATCGCGCCTTTATTTGTACTCATCAATTGATTGTTGCAAAAATTGCATGATTTGTTTCTCAAGAAAAAGCTTTTCTATCTAAGATAGTAAAAATTGGGGAGTCCGCCTGGGAAAACTATGGACAGGCATATTTAAGATAGTGCGGGAGCTATTTCAATGCTTGGCATACTTCTATTCGGTCTATATTTCACCCTCTTTTCTTTACTTGTTTATTACTTTAGGTCTTGGGCGCAAAATCGATGGTGGGTCAAAATAGATACCCAATCTCCTCAATGTACGTATTATTTCGGTCCTTTTGACTCAGAGCGAGAAGCTAAAAGTCTCTACGGCGACTATATCGAGGATCTGCAAGAAGAGGGAGCGCGTGGAATCAGCATTCAGATTCAGCAGGGTCAACCCCAACAGCTAACGATTTTTGAGGAAGATTCTGAAGCGACGTGCCAGTAAGAAATCTTAATACTATTTGCTCCCTTAGCGCGATCGCATCGAGATTTTTTTCATGATAAAAAGCTGGCTTTCTCTATTTCTTAAATCTAACTGTCCTTTATGCGATCGCTCGGCTGACGAGTATATTTGTCACTACTGCCAACAACAACTAAACAACTGTCGTTTCCAAAATCCCTGTCAATTTTGGTCTGGCGATTTACCCCTATTTGTTTGGGGGATTTATAGCGGAAAATTGAAGATGGCGATCGCGGCATTAAAATATAACAATTCTCCCCAGTTAGGAGAATTAATGGGATATTGGTTAGGGGAAGCATGGCTCAATGCGCCTGGGCGCGATCGCCCTAAAAAACTTATCGTTATTCCCATTCCCTTACATCAAAAGCGATTGCAACAAAGAGGATTTAATCAAGCCGAATTAATTGCAAAAAGTTTTTGCCGATTGACCAGACATAGCTTGCAAGTCAAAGGATTGGAACGAATACGAGACACACAACCCATGTTCGGTTTGAATTCTCTTGTAGAGAGAGAGAATAATCTTAGCAAGGCTTTTATTTTGGGGAAAGACTTACAACAATGCCGTCCCAAAGAGCCTGTTCTATTAATCGACGATATCTATACAACGGGAACGACGGTTAGAGAGGCAGCCAATCTCCTGCGTTCTCAAAAAATTTCAGTTTTAGGAGTAGGCGCGATCGCTAAAACCAACAAGTGTTAGACTCAACCTACACCTTCTCCTTGGGTGGCGGCACGATCGCGCGCTTGGTTAGACTTTCATTGATTTCTTTAAGCGCCTTAAAATCCTCTTCGGGTAAAGGATATGTGCTACTCGCGAATAAGCCTGCACTGACAGAAGGGTGCTTTTCTAGAAACGAAAATGCTCGGCGAAACTGCTGCGGTTCTGCTGCAATGGGCGAGTCAAAGTGACAGGGAATGATGCGCTCAAAGTCCCAACTCGCCACCTTATCCGCCCAAGCAAGGGTTTCTCTAGGTGCGCGGTTGAGAATGAGCGTCTGTAGAATCGGTGCTACGAACAAACGACCGTTTCCTCGCAGGGCATTAAACGATCGCTGCCAGTCTTTTTTCCATTTAAAGGGAAATAAACCAAAGTAAGCTTTTTTTGAGCGATCGCTAGCTTTAAATGCGTTGAGAAATACTTCACCCCATGTGGGAACTTCTAGCACGCTCGCTCGAAAGTACAATGCAAATAAAGAAATGCGCTGCCATCCCTTACGGCGATTTTCCTGAGTGTCTTCGATCGGGTCGGTCGCCTTGTCTCTGGCATGAAATAGCAGAGGGTATGGTTCTAATTGCGCGATCGCGGGCGGATCTTCTGGGACGGAAACCACTGAATCTGTAACAAGTAAAGTGCGCGATCGCTTGTCGAACAAGGCAACTTCCTCAAACGATCGCAGTCCTAAGTCGATAGGACCAAGAATCGCGTAGTCAAATTGTTCGGCAAAAGGCGCTTGGCTACTATCTTCTGGAAAGACTTGAGTGCGTTTGGCAGGAAAGCCAAGCCAACTTAACGGAAGATCGATCGGGAAACTCCACTGGTTGGGAGCCACAAAAACTTGTGCGTTCCGAAAGTATCTGGCAAAAGGACCGACGAAAACTTTGTGTTCTAGACCGGAGATCGTTGGCAGGATAATATATTTAACGTCGCCGTGTTCTGCTACCAACTCATTGACGAGCCGAATGCATTCTGGAGTTGGCGCAACAGGTGCATAGACGAGAAGACCCCCTTCCTCTAACTTAACGATGGTCATGCGAATGGGCG
It includes:
- the accA gene encoding acetyl-CoA carboxylase carboxyl transferase subunit alpha — its product is MTKTNRRTFLLDFEKPLYELEARINQIRELAEENNVDVSEKIVELENRAEQLRQEIFSALTPSQRLQLARHPRRPSTLDYIQAMSDEWFELHGDRGGYDDPAIVGGIARLDGRPVTILGHQKGRDTKDNVVRNFGMASPSGYRKALRLMEHANQFGMPIITFIDTPGAWAGVEAENRGQGEAIAYNLRQMFDFEVPIICTVIGEGGSGGALGIGVGDRLLMLEHSVYTVASPEACAAILWKDAKKSDRAAVALKITSSDLKELGIIDEIVPEPSGGAHSHPLEAAALLKTALLENLEKLSQMSPGQRQELRYQKFRRIGAFEECLE
- a CDS encoding TonB family protein, coding for MSSPSIIGTTSSKIFNVKSLFIIASIGIHAFVLGVGLPIFPKAWQKEKATNAREVGLVELNAAEQSRLPNLEQPSLEDIPQYPDPSSLNGSFFDSSSLPSLPSLPPSYPSASNLPSLPPPPDTIALGNNLPVVVPPQQSMPALPSPQRALPSPSTLPTLPSQPPNFQYPPTYPPKIQPPPINELRTQRPDFGELRPPIPADELINRRDSIVTGSGTPTGNPAGTSQQAMVNGNGGQTNAAANARAALQERRIKQLVAENIRGAESLIADKENTTDEEARENEVNWRVRVKVAQPTEIALEGTYPKAACMRKLEGTTVYGVMVNAQGRVASSPYRPYLIRSAGYPILNQQALNEIKERSFTNQTGQTQPYRVVVNYKYDPKVCPSLAVAPPESSENKPIGEPSATQKPTPPATPGKAPEETGATTTPAPEPARLTPETPPTRNGWRQVPQESEATTTPAPKPAQLTPDTSEPRRNTWQQVPQETEATTTPTQSKPQQESLSPALTAPGKTPEANEAETSIKPKPRWEPAAPAPASFRKNPESRPLGTVAPRKLQEDSNNSREPSLDKEKPSTEDSD
- a CDS encoding LL-diaminopimelate aminotransferase; its protein translation is MEFAERLKAIQINVFADMDRAKAKARAAGKEIIDLSLGSSDLPASDHVIAAIEQSLHDRSTHGYLLYHGTQAFREAVARWYTNRFGIPVDPATEVLSLIGSQEGTAHLPLALLDPGDFALLLDPGYPSHAGGVYLAGGQIYPMPLLAENQFLPVLEDVPTPVLAQARMMVLSYPHNPTSAIVPLSFFEQAVDFCRQHNLVLVHDFPYVDIFFDQTNPPPSILQADPHKEVSIEFFTFSKSYNMGGFRIGYAIGNPQLILALRQIKAVVDFNQYRGILQGAIAALEGSQASVKETVATFQKRRDAFIGALHRIGWQVPTPKATMYVWAKLPEPWQNNSVEFCTRLVAATGVAVSPGSGFGKCGEGYVRFALVQEPKILEIAVEKIAEFLQRE
- a CDS encoding co-chaperone YbbN; the encoded protein is MGSVLEITDTEFEKEVFSEDKPVLVYFWAGWCGPCRLVSPSIDWVANTYSDRLKVVKLEVDANPDAVAKCKVEGVPALRLFKDKELVKSYEGAIGKQQLQTLVDGCLN
- a CDS encoding PspA/IM30 family protein, with the protein product MGLFDRLSRVVRANLNDMVSKAEDPEKVLEQAVIDMQEDLVQLRQAVARAIAEQKRTEQRYNQDLGEANKWEQRAKLALSKGDENLAREALTRKKSHMDTATVLKQQLDGQIAQVDSLRKNLVALESKISEAKTKKNMLQARARAAKANEDLQKALGNIDINSATGAFERMETKVLEMEARSQAFGELSGYGIEQQFAQLEAGSNVDDELAMLKAQMIEGSKPPEALPQASETKSSSASDSVVDAELEELRSKLKDV